One region of Bactrocera neohumeralis isolate Rockhampton chromosome 5, APGP_CSIRO_Bneo_wtdbg2-racon-allhic-juicebox.fasta_v2, whole genome shotgun sequence genomic DNA includes:
- the LOC126760266 gene encoding uncharacterized protein LOC126760266 isoform X2 yields MDARKQKRLGAAPIASFEKSFEDTAAAGNTAHTSTTSAMTSSSSATAAAVMPAASISGSTKFNASQEHEALAKDIHSNGEMLMEPREHINKTAADTATAIGKARNAQAEQPSIAVSLSGSAVVATDAIAAAAAVSPSNRTKHEGNNTRRPPLLKATISASTTAGGGDTVGQPQTQHQQLAAGVGGAYKGATTLATPSTPRIELSRASSSSHHEEDSRESSPENVFEQETIGLGFREEGALELRSSTEELYFMDPEQKKEEQEKIQQQQQVKRSSPHIFKFDDHQSYLQQHQRKDSASSEVAALLCISGRTSRISSVGSQGSAVSRLSAVSGVSRSPSPHRMLLETSFCGPKPLENVVDGRVSTTIEPPTVELLEQVLLSRKHDPTQAVLAEGITVESSPKKKPTSLSNGEAKPPMKSTKKAERPNAVAIAPGGVAKPVMGAQRRSNKSPGQMVIGKTPSGTEYIRINLKPDYMYNDKGIAPHEKIVEAPNSIAPLYSRSQKKPASLSLGRTAVDENRLTPTASPKPTRHGALTKDTHGSRSPSPATVSVSRKSSFSSLFRLGGKDSPDSPRERSRSRSKSKERPTPQSQNVTPSKQKSVLAIFKPGKRGSNAGADAKSSKSSSPIDGHELQQQMQQMRSKSHTPSSTTTGGGSRPASRLRYYDEPVEGVIHIPLHTPPEEKEARKLLHGIQQLNAEPMRPVPTAITASQLAAAAAALKPVGARKGSGSGSSGSGQSQPRSQQVEKLQRLENLDAIHTLSQEDDNKERTWSLEVNKYSSQDSQETAGSETSYASAIKVNIRSNLANVKENVVQENGMAAEAEIHRLPSVDSGGETKIVETVATVNVNITQVQPENEHTKEKRRLLFTTRLGSGSQDPIFSTQFSISKTESQSSQLSEQVQETIIESPGSETLHRQGTVIRRSEEEVELNASTKIQESKESMKLPPKRRTSTEISARRQKSISTSEDEKHIVQTTVTAVVMRRKESHEEPRRKSRSTSEDDADAGGGIVNQRHSRYLENFDVRKKYHENVPRKPKRQSVSEPKHGDSTEDAIVHVAEQRDDQKLSKQHQQRKPTLPQPPPPSTAPSPSPPPTTSSVAGSRSPTPTQRVPRSQSQSPVDRSGKQTPVKPPRTSTPTRRSQGSHVGTERQSMPSTDEPVESSESERDSDLAGGSSAAADPKRRHLPRHVGTIEDHESTGLVSQESFDELPYVPTTLPEERAHGVPLVPMKDRANMELKTCPVERPRSTTPLNPSHLEEYCGIVTPQEQAHELSGSVPVRGEKLRISLPRKDSTKERVQSAKSPRRPSNTSGKSWFEFAEEGLRATSSNLERKDSNKQLLQKQTQPELDIKTKVAVSKATTTTVQTTQTQITPTSGTTTTQRKLSGHWIDFENIPEKRKPPKRITVLPKDGVVTSTSSSRVHATTSSVQHISQPQTHTHSHGHDHQPAQPDVTMDGKIHYNYVKPEDCQCECHETKREGGTGAGADDNASAAVADDEMEGVTSSKSITSVDLLQQGEDMLPLLDPDTQDGIEPSDSSREYSCYTDDEMDVPMRRASSSRLKGNSSKLDEFPRRDVSHSPRNRKFPDNRK; encoded by the exons ATGGATGCGCGAAAACAGAAGCGGCTCGGCGCCGCGCCAATTGCATCGTTCGAGAAGTCGTTTGAGGACACGGCAGCAGCGGGCAACACGGCCCACACCAGCACAACAAGCGCTATGACAAGCAGCAGCTcagccacagcagcagcagttaTGCCAGCAGCGTCTATCTCGGGTTCAACGAAGTTCAATGCGTCGCAGGAACATGAAGCGCTTGCCAAGGACATTCACAGCAATGGCGAGATGTTG ATGGAGCCACGCGAGCACATTAATAAAACAGCTGCGGACACAGCAACCGCAATAGGGAAAGCAAGAAATGCCCAAGCAGAACAACCTAGTATTGCCGTATCGTTGTCGGGAAGTGCTGTAGTTGCAACAGACGCCATCGCTGCCGCCGCTGCAGTCAGCCCAAGCAATAGAACTAAACACGAAGGCAACAATACGAGGCGACCACCTCTTTTAAAGGCGACCATTTCCGCCAGCACTACAGCAGGTGGCGGCGACACTGTTGGTCAGCCTCAAACGCAGCATCAGCAGCTGGCGGCTGGAGTAGGAGGAGCGTATAAGGGAGCCACTACACTTGCCACACCATCCACGCCCCGCATCGAACTAAGTCGTGCATCGTCGTCATCGCATCACGAAGAGGACAGCCGGGAAAGCAGTCCCGAGAATGTGTTCGAACAG GAAACAATCGGACTGGGCTTTCGCGAAGAGGGCGCCCTGGAGCTACGAAGCTCAACCGAGGAATTGTACTTTATGGATCCGGAGCAGAAGAAAGAGGAGCAGGAGAAgatacaacaacagcag caagtGAAACGCTCCTCCCCGCACATCTTCAAATTCGACGATCATCAAAGCTATTTGCAACAGCACCAGCGCAAAGACTCGGCCAGTTCCGAGGTCGCTGCATTGCTTTGTATTTCCGGACGCACAAGTCGCATATCTAGCGTTGGCAGTCAGGGTTCGGCTGTGAGTCGACTCTCAGCGGTATCGGGCGTTTCACGTTCGCCTTCACCTCATCGCATGCTTTTGGAGACATCATTTTGTGGTCCAAAGCCTTTGGAAAACGTAGTGGACGGTCGAGTTTCAACCACCATTGAGCCACCGACTGTTGAATTACTTGAGCAAGTTTTGCTGTCACGTAAGCACGATCCAACACAGGCTGTTTTGGCGGAAGGTATTACAGTGGAAAGTTCACCGAAGAAGAAGCCGACATCGCTATCAAACGGTGAAGCTAAACCGCCAATGAAAAGTACTAAGAAAGCAGAGCGACCCAATGCTGTAGCCATTGCACCTGGTGGTGTTGCAAAGCCAGTTATGGGGGCTCAGCGAAGAAGTAATAAAAGCCCTGGACAAATGGTAATTGGAAAAACACCCAGCGGCACCGAGTATATACGCATTAACCTGAAGCCTGACTATATGTATAACGACAAAGGTATTGCCCCCCATGAGAAAATTGTGGAGGCTCCTAACAGCATTGCTCCGCTTTATTCGCGAAGTCAAAAGAAGCCTGCTTCATTAAGTTTAGGTCGGACCGCTGTGGATGAAAATCGGCTTACACCCACGGCTAGTCCTAAGCCTACGCGACACGGTGCTTTGACTAAGGATACACATGGTAGTCGTTCACCTTCACCAGCCACTGTTTCAGTTTCGAGAAAGAGTTCATTTAGTTCGCTGTTTCGACTAGGCGGTAAAGACTCACCTGATTCACCCCGTGAACGTTCACGATCCCGCAGTAAAAGTAAAGAACGCCCAACGCCGCAGTCACAAAACGTTACGCCAAGTAAACAGAAATCCGTTTTAGCGATTTTCAAACCAGGAAAACGTGGAAGTAATGCAGGCGCCGATGCTAAATCTTCGAAGAGCTCCTCACCTATCGATGGGCATGAGCTTCAGCAACAGATGCAACAAATGCGCAGTAAGTCACACACTCCATCATCGACTACCACTGGAGGTGGATCTCGCCCTGCCAGTAGGTTACGTTATTACGATGAACCTGTGGAAGGCGTAATACACATACCTCTTCATACCCCACCAGAGGAAAAAGAGGCACGCAAGCTATTGCACGGTATACAACAACTCAATGCCGAGCCGATGCGTCCGGTTCCAACTGCAATAACTGCTAGCCAGCTTGCAGCGGCCGCTGCTGCTTTGAAACCAGTGGGCGCTCGTAAAGGTTCAGGAAGTGGATCTTCAGGTAGTGGCCAATCGCAACCACGTtcacaacaggtggaaaaactaCAACGCCTCGAAAATCTTGATGCAATACACACTCTTTCACAGGAAGATGACAATAAAGAACGTACATGGAGCTTAGAAGTGAACAAGTATAGCTCACAGGACTCACAGGAGACAGCTGGTTCTGAAACCAGCTATGCAAGTGCTATAAAAGTCAATATTCGTTCAAATTTGGCCAATGTTAAAGAAAATGTTGTGCAAGAAAATGGCATGGCAGCGGAAGCTGAAATTCATCGTTTACCCTCTGTGGATAGTGGCGGTGAAACAAAGATTGTTGAGACTGTAGCTACAGTCAATGTAAACATTACACAAGTTCAGCCTGAAAATGAACATACAAAAGAAAAGCGTCGATTACTTTTCACCACACGTTTAGGTTCAGGTAGTCAGGATCCAATATTTTCTACACAATTTAGTATTTCTAAAACCGAAAGTCAATCCAGCCAACTTTCAGAGCAGGTTCAAGAGACAATAATAGAAAGCCCTGGCTCAGAGACTTTACACAGGCAAGGCACAGTAATCCGTCGCTCAGAGGAAGAAGTGGAATTGAATGCTTCAACAAAAATACAAGAATCTAAAGAGTCTATGAAATTGCCGCCGAAACGACGGACCTCTACGGAGATTTCAGCTCGGCGGCAGAAATCGATTTCCACATCAGAAGATGAAAAGCATATTGTGCAAACAACAGTGACTGCAGTGGTTATGCGTCGTAAGGAATCTCATGAGGAACCACGGAGAAAATCACGTTCTACTTCCGAAGACGATGCAGATGCTGGTGGTGGGATTGTGAATCAACGACATTCACGTTACTTGGAAAATTTCGATGTGCGAAAAAAGTATCATGAGAATGTGCCACGAAAACCTAAAAGGCAAAGTGTTTCGGAACCAAAACATGGTGACAGCACGGAGGATGCGATTGTTCACGTCGCAGAACAGCGCGACGACCAAAAGTTATCAAAGCAACATCAGCAACGGAAACCGACACTGCCtcaaccaccaccaccatctACAGCTCCTTCACCATCACCTCCCCCAACTACTTCATCCGTGGCTGGAAGTCGTTCGCCAACGCCCACACAACGTGTACCGCGCTCACAATCACAGTCACCTGTAGATCGCTCCGGAAAACAAACGCCCGTTAAACCACCTCGAACCTCTACACCCACACGTCGCTCACAGGGCTCTCATGTCGGAACAGAAAGACAATCAATGCCTTCAACCGATGAACCAGTCGAATCATCTGAAAGCGAACGAGACTCGGACCTAGCTGGCGGCTCGTCAGCTGCAGCCGATCCTAAGCGCCGACATTTGCCTCGTCATGTTGGGACAATTGAAGACCATGAAAGCACAGGACTCGTGTCGCAAGAGTCTTTTGATGAGCTTCCTTATGTGCCAACCACGTTACCAGAGGAACGTGCACATGGTGTGCCACTTGTTCCCATGAAAGATCGAGCCAATATGGAATTGAAAACATGTCCCGTGGAACGACCACGCTCAACTACACCACTGAATCCTTCACACTTAGAAGAATATTGTGGAATAGTTACACCTCAGGAACAAGCACACGAACTTAGCGGTTCAGTTCCAGTTCGTGGTGAAAAACTACgaataagtttgccacgaaaagACTCTACAAAAGAGCGAGTACAAAGCGCAAAGTCCCCTCGACGACCATCTAATACCAGCGGCAAGTCCTGGTTTGAGTTTGCCGAAGAAGGTCTTCGTGCTACTTCGTCAAATTTGGAACGTAAGGACTCCAATAAACAATTGCTGCAGAAGCAGACACAACCCGAGTTGGATATCAAAACCAAAGTTGCTGTCAGCAAAGCGACAACAACTACCGTGCAGACCACGCAAACACAAATCACACCAACGTcgggcacaacaacaacacaacgaAAACTCTCCGGACACTGGATAGATTTCGAAAACATACCAGAAAAGCGCAAGCCACCAAAACGAATCACGGTTTTACCCAAAGACGGTGTTGTAACTAGCACCAGCAGCAGCCGAGTTCATGCCACCACTTCGAGTGTTCAACATATATCGCAGCCCCAGACGCATACACATAGTCATGGACATGACCATCAACCAGCACAACCTGATGTGACAATGGATGGCAAAATTCATTACAACTATGTGAAGCCGGAGGATTGTCAATGTGAGTGTCATGAAACCAAACGTGAAGGTGGCACAGGCGCTGGAGCGGACGACAACGCGAGCGCAGCCGTTGCAGATGATGAGATGGAGGGTGTAACAAGCAGCAAATCCATAACCAGTGTTGATCTGCTACAACAAGGAGAGGACATGTTGCCATTACTGGATCCCGATACTCAAGATGGAATTGAACCAAG tgACTCGTCGCGTGAGTATAGTTGCTACACGGATGACGAGATGGACGTGCCAATGCGACGGGCAAGTTCAAGTCGCTTAAAAGGGAATTCCTCTAAG ttggacGAGTTTCCGCGGCGTGATGTTTCGCACAGTCCCCGAAATCGAAAGTTTCCAGACAATCGCAAGTGA
- the LOC126760266 gene encoding uncharacterized protein LOC126760266 isoform X1, whose amino-acid sequence MDARKQKRLGAAPIASFEKSFEDTAAAGNTAHTSTTSAMTSSSSATAAAVMPAASISGSTKFNASQEHEALAKDIHSNGEMLMEPREHINKTAADTATAIGKARNAQAEQPSIAVSLSGSAVVATDAIAAAAAVSPSNRTKHEGNNTRRPPLLKATISASTTAGGGDTVGQPQTQHQQLAAGVGGAYKGATTLATPSTPRIELSRASSSSHHEEDSRESSPENVFEQVGTGTLQETIGLGFREEGALELRSSTEELYFMDPEQKKEEQEKIQQQQQVKRSSPHIFKFDDHQSYLQQHQRKDSASSEVAALLCISGRTSRISSVGSQGSAVSRLSAVSGVSRSPSPHRMLLETSFCGPKPLENVVDGRVSTTIEPPTVELLEQVLLSRKHDPTQAVLAEGITVESSPKKKPTSLSNGEAKPPMKSTKKAERPNAVAIAPGGVAKPVMGAQRRSNKSPGQMVIGKTPSGTEYIRINLKPDYMYNDKGIAPHEKIVEAPNSIAPLYSRSQKKPASLSLGRTAVDENRLTPTASPKPTRHGALTKDTHGSRSPSPATVSVSRKSSFSSLFRLGGKDSPDSPRERSRSRSKSKERPTPQSQNVTPSKQKSVLAIFKPGKRGSNAGADAKSSKSSSPIDGHELQQQMQQMRSKSHTPSSTTTGGGSRPASRLRYYDEPVEGVIHIPLHTPPEEKEARKLLHGIQQLNAEPMRPVPTAITASQLAAAAAALKPVGARKGSGSGSSGSGQSQPRSQQVEKLQRLENLDAIHTLSQEDDNKERTWSLEVNKYSSQDSQETAGSETSYASAIKVNIRSNLANVKENVVQENGMAAEAEIHRLPSVDSGGETKIVETVATVNVNITQVQPENEHTKEKRRLLFTTRLGSGSQDPIFSTQFSISKTESQSSQLSEQVQETIIESPGSETLHRQGTVIRRSEEEVELNASTKIQESKESMKLPPKRRTSTEISARRQKSISTSEDEKHIVQTTVTAVVMRRKESHEEPRRKSRSTSEDDADAGGGIVNQRHSRYLENFDVRKKYHENVPRKPKRQSVSEPKHGDSTEDAIVHVAEQRDDQKLSKQHQQRKPTLPQPPPPSTAPSPSPPPTTSSVAGSRSPTPTQRVPRSQSQSPVDRSGKQTPVKPPRTSTPTRRSQGSHVGTERQSMPSTDEPVESSESERDSDLAGGSSAAADPKRRHLPRHVGTIEDHESTGLVSQESFDELPYVPTTLPEERAHGVPLVPMKDRANMELKTCPVERPRSTTPLNPSHLEEYCGIVTPQEQAHELSGSVPVRGEKLRISLPRKDSTKERVQSAKSPRRPSNTSGKSWFEFAEEGLRATSSNLERKDSNKQLLQKQTQPELDIKTKVAVSKATTTTVQTTQTQITPTSGTTTTQRKLSGHWIDFENIPEKRKPPKRITVLPKDGVVTSTSSSRVHATTSSVQHISQPQTHTHSHGHDHQPAQPDVTMDGKIHYNYVKPEDCQCECHETKREGGTGAGADDNASAAVADDEMEGVTSSKSITSVDLLQQGEDMLPLLDPDTQDGIEPSDSSREYSCYTDDEMDVPMRRASSSRLKGNSSKLDEFPRRDVSHSPRNRKFPDNRK is encoded by the exons ATGGATGCGCGAAAACAGAAGCGGCTCGGCGCCGCGCCAATTGCATCGTTCGAGAAGTCGTTTGAGGACACGGCAGCAGCGGGCAACACGGCCCACACCAGCACAACAAGCGCTATGACAAGCAGCAGCTcagccacagcagcagcagttaTGCCAGCAGCGTCTATCTCGGGTTCAACGAAGTTCAATGCGTCGCAGGAACATGAAGCGCTTGCCAAGGACATTCACAGCAATGGCGAGATGTTG ATGGAGCCACGCGAGCACATTAATAAAACAGCTGCGGACACAGCAACCGCAATAGGGAAAGCAAGAAATGCCCAAGCAGAACAACCTAGTATTGCCGTATCGTTGTCGGGAAGTGCTGTAGTTGCAACAGACGCCATCGCTGCCGCCGCTGCAGTCAGCCCAAGCAATAGAACTAAACACGAAGGCAACAATACGAGGCGACCACCTCTTTTAAAGGCGACCATTTCCGCCAGCACTACAGCAGGTGGCGGCGACACTGTTGGTCAGCCTCAAACGCAGCATCAGCAGCTGGCGGCTGGAGTAGGAGGAGCGTATAAGGGAGCCACTACACTTGCCACACCATCCACGCCCCGCATCGAACTAAGTCGTGCATCGTCGTCATCGCATCACGAAGAGGACAGCCGGGAAAGCAGTCCCGAGAATGTGTTCGAACAG GTTGGCACTGGCACCCTACAGGAAACAATCGGACTGGGCTTTCGCGAAGAGGGCGCCCTGGAGCTACGAAGCTCAACCGAGGAATTGTACTTTATGGATCCGGAGCAGAAGAAAGAGGAGCAGGAGAAgatacaacaacagcag caagtGAAACGCTCCTCCCCGCACATCTTCAAATTCGACGATCATCAAAGCTATTTGCAACAGCACCAGCGCAAAGACTCGGCCAGTTCCGAGGTCGCTGCATTGCTTTGTATTTCCGGACGCACAAGTCGCATATCTAGCGTTGGCAGTCAGGGTTCGGCTGTGAGTCGACTCTCAGCGGTATCGGGCGTTTCACGTTCGCCTTCACCTCATCGCATGCTTTTGGAGACATCATTTTGTGGTCCAAAGCCTTTGGAAAACGTAGTGGACGGTCGAGTTTCAACCACCATTGAGCCACCGACTGTTGAATTACTTGAGCAAGTTTTGCTGTCACGTAAGCACGATCCAACACAGGCTGTTTTGGCGGAAGGTATTACAGTGGAAAGTTCACCGAAGAAGAAGCCGACATCGCTATCAAACGGTGAAGCTAAACCGCCAATGAAAAGTACTAAGAAAGCAGAGCGACCCAATGCTGTAGCCATTGCACCTGGTGGTGTTGCAAAGCCAGTTATGGGGGCTCAGCGAAGAAGTAATAAAAGCCCTGGACAAATGGTAATTGGAAAAACACCCAGCGGCACCGAGTATATACGCATTAACCTGAAGCCTGACTATATGTATAACGACAAAGGTATTGCCCCCCATGAGAAAATTGTGGAGGCTCCTAACAGCATTGCTCCGCTTTATTCGCGAAGTCAAAAGAAGCCTGCTTCATTAAGTTTAGGTCGGACCGCTGTGGATGAAAATCGGCTTACACCCACGGCTAGTCCTAAGCCTACGCGACACGGTGCTTTGACTAAGGATACACATGGTAGTCGTTCACCTTCACCAGCCACTGTTTCAGTTTCGAGAAAGAGTTCATTTAGTTCGCTGTTTCGACTAGGCGGTAAAGACTCACCTGATTCACCCCGTGAACGTTCACGATCCCGCAGTAAAAGTAAAGAACGCCCAACGCCGCAGTCACAAAACGTTACGCCAAGTAAACAGAAATCCGTTTTAGCGATTTTCAAACCAGGAAAACGTGGAAGTAATGCAGGCGCCGATGCTAAATCTTCGAAGAGCTCCTCACCTATCGATGGGCATGAGCTTCAGCAACAGATGCAACAAATGCGCAGTAAGTCACACACTCCATCATCGACTACCACTGGAGGTGGATCTCGCCCTGCCAGTAGGTTACGTTATTACGATGAACCTGTGGAAGGCGTAATACACATACCTCTTCATACCCCACCAGAGGAAAAAGAGGCACGCAAGCTATTGCACGGTATACAACAACTCAATGCCGAGCCGATGCGTCCGGTTCCAACTGCAATAACTGCTAGCCAGCTTGCAGCGGCCGCTGCTGCTTTGAAACCAGTGGGCGCTCGTAAAGGTTCAGGAAGTGGATCTTCAGGTAGTGGCCAATCGCAACCACGTtcacaacaggtggaaaaactaCAACGCCTCGAAAATCTTGATGCAATACACACTCTTTCACAGGAAGATGACAATAAAGAACGTACATGGAGCTTAGAAGTGAACAAGTATAGCTCACAGGACTCACAGGAGACAGCTGGTTCTGAAACCAGCTATGCAAGTGCTATAAAAGTCAATATTCGTTCAAATTTGGCCAATGTTAAAGAAAATGTTGTGCAAGAAAATGGCATGGCAGCGGAAGCTGAAATTCATCGTTTACCCTCTGTGGATAGTGGCGGTGAAACAAAGATTGTTGAGACTGTAGCTACAGTCAATGTAAACATTACACAAGTTCAGCCTGAAAATGAACATACAAAAGAAAAGCGTCGATTACTTTTCACCACACGTTTAGGTTCAGGTAGTCAGGATCCAATATTTTCTACACAATTTAGTATTTCTAAAACCGAAAGTCAATCCAGCCAACTTTCAGAGCAGGTTCAAGAGACAATAATAGAAAGCCCTGGCTCAGAGACTTTACACAGGCAAGGCACAGTAATCCGTCGCTCAGAGGAAGAAGTGGAATTGAATGCTTCAACAAAAATACAAGAATCTAAAGAGTCTATGAAATTGCCGCCGAAACGACGGACCTCTACGGAGATTTCAGCTCGGCGGCAGAAATCGATTTCCACATCAGAAGATGAAAAGCATATTGTGCAAACAACAGTGACTGCAGTGGTTATGCGTCGTAAGGAATCTCATGAGGAACCACGGAGAAAATCACGTTCTACTTCCGAAGACGATGCAGATGCTGGTGGTGGGATTGTGAATCAACGACATTCACGTTACTTGGAAAATTTCGATGTGCGAAAAAAGTATCATGAGAATGTGCCACGAAAACCTAAAAGGCAAAGTGTTTCGGAACCAAAACATGGTGACAGCACGGAGGATGCGATTGTTCACGTCGCAGAACAGCGCGACGACCAAAAGTTATCAAAGCAACATCAGCAACGGAAACCGACACTGCCtcaaccaccaccaccatctACAGCTCCTTCACCATCACCTCCCCCAACTACTTCATCCGTGGCTGGAAGTCGTTCGCCAACGCCCACACAACGTGTACCGCGCTCACAATCACAGTCACCTGTAGATCGCTCCGGAAAACAAACGCCCGTTAAACCACCTCGAACCTCTACACCCACACGTCGCTCACAGGGCTCTCATGTCGGAACAGAAAGACAATCAATGCCTTCAACCGATGAACCAGTCGAATCATCTGAAAGCGAACGAGACTCGGACCTAGCTGGCGGCTCGTCAGCTGCAGCCGATCCTAAGCGCCGACATTTGCCTCGTCATGTTGGGACAATTGAAGACCATGAAAGCACAGGACTCGTGTCGCAAGAGTCTTTTGATGAGCTTCCTTATGTGCCAACCACGTTACCAGAGGAACGTGCACATGGTGTGCCACTTGTTCCCATGAAAGATCGAGCCAATATGGAATTGAAAACATGTCCCGTGGAACGACCACGCTCAACTACACCACTGAATCCTTCACACTTAGAAGAATATTGTGGAATAGTTACACCTCAGGAACAAGCACACGAACTTAGCGGTTCAGTTCCAGTTCGTGGTGAAAAACTACgaataagtttgccacgaaaagACTCTACAAAAGAGCGAGTACAAAGCGCAAAGTCCCCTCGACGACCATCTAATACCAGCGGCAAGTCCTGGTTTGAGTTTGCCGAAGAAGGTCTTCGTGCTACTTCGTCAAATTTGGAACGTAAGGACTCCAATAAACAATTGCTGCAGAAGCAGACACAACCCGAGTTGGATATCAAAACCAAAGTTGCTGTCAGCAAAGCGACAACAACTACCGTGCAGACCACGCAAACACAAATCACACCAACGTcgggcacaacaacaacacaacgaAAACTCTCCGGACACTGGATAGATTTCGAAAACATACCAGAAAAGCGCAAGCCACCAAAACGAATCACGGTTTTACCCAAAGACGGTGTTGTAACTAGCACCAGCAGCAGCCGAGTTCATGCCACCACTTCGAGTGTTCAACATATATCGCAGCCCCAGACGCATACACATAGTCATGGACATGACCATCAACCAGCACAACCTGATGTGACAATGGATGGCAAAATTCATTACAACTATGTGAAGCCGGAGGATTGTCAATGTGAGTGTCATGAAACCAAACGTGAAGGTGGCACAGGCGCTGGAGCGGACGACAACGCGAGCGCAGCCGTTGCAGATGATGAGATGGAGGGTGTAACAAGCAGCAAATCCATAACCAGTGTTGATCTGCTACAACAAGGAGAGGACATGTTGCCATTACTGGATCCCGATACTCAAGATGGAATTGAACCAAG tgACTCGTCGCGTGAGTATAGTTGCTACACGGATGACGAGATGGACGTGCCAATGCGACGGGCAAGTTCAAGTCGCTTAAAAGGGAATTCCTCTAAG ttggacGAGTTTCCGCGGCGTGATGTTTCGCACAGTCCCCGAAATCGAAAGTTTCCAGACAATCGCAAGTGA